The following coding sequences are from one Musa acuminata AAA Group cultivar baxijiao chromosome BXJ2-4, Cavendish_Baxijiao_AAA, whole genome shotgun sequence window:
- the LOC135609887 gene encoding uncharacterized protein LOC135609887: MPRDGNMSSWWWCGKEAAYEPLESRAKGVVGAVQSSTKALVVFFLVLLALVAFISSRWFDGTTFTMVTSWGQQPSRSHRRHYRSHSRPVTLTCPNQTTAQTQYCRRFTYPSPSVSPSPSPSPLPIASSEPPPSCPDYFRWIHEDLRPWRSTGITREMVESAQKLAAFRLLVIDGRVYVEQYHRVFQTRDLFTLWGFVQLANRYPGYLPDLDLMFNCEDVPTVKAADYKTSPPPPLFRYCKDDTTVDIVFPDWSFWGWPEINIKPWEPLSEEMKEANERVKWEKRKPYAYWKGNPGVSRQRQDLLKCNLSTGHDWNARVFAQNWEKETQNGFKESNLAEQCMYRYKIFVEGRAWSVSEKYTLGCDSPALFVTTHFYDFMTRGLIPGRHYWPIRETAKCRSIKFAVDWGNKHQKKAQAMGKEGSRFILEEVKMDYVYQYMLHLLTEYANLLRYKPTLPEKATDLCLESVACREQGRVKEFLMQSMVKRTSDSEPCDLPPAYTSRELEELRSRKAKAVKQVEKWEQEAWH; encoded by the exons ATGCCAAGAGACGGCAACATGAGCAGCTGGTGGTGGTGCGGAAAGGAAGCTGCATACGAGCCACTGGAGAGCAGGGCGAAGGGCGTCGTAGGTGCGGTGCAGTCGTCGACGAAGGCACTTGTCGTCTTCTTCCTTGTGCTTCTTGCTCTTGTTGCTTTCATCTCTTCAAGATGGTTCGATGGCACC ACCTTCACCATGGTAACCTCGTGGGGACAGCAACCTTCCAGGTCTCATCGACGCCATTACAGATCACACTCCAGACCTGTGACCTTAACCTGTCCTAACCAAACAACTGCACAGACGCAGTACTGCAGAAGGTTTACTTATCCATCTCCATCTGTGTCGCCGTCCCCCTCTCCTTCTCCCTTGCCGATCGCCAGCTCCGAGCCCCCTCCTTCGTGCCCGGACTACTTCCGATGGATCCACGAGGACCTCCGGCCGTggagatcgaccgggatcacgagGGAGATGGTGGAGAGTGCTCAGAAGTTAGCCGCCTTCCGGCTGCTGGTGATCGACGGCCGAGTTTACGTGGAGCAGTACCACAGGGTGTTCCAGACGCGAGATCTCTTCACCCTGTGGGGGTTCGTGCAGCTCGCGAACCGGTACCCCGGCTACCTGCCCGACCTCGACCTCATGTTCAACTGCGAGGACGTGCCGACCGTGAAGGCCGCCGACTACAAGACGTCGCCCCCGCCGCCGCTCTTCCGCTACTGTAAGGACGACACCACGGTGGACATCGTCTTCCCCGACTGGTCCTTCTGGGGCTG GCCAGAGATCAACATAAAGCCATGGGAGCCACTAAGCGAGGAGATGAAAGAGGCGAATGAGAGGGTGAAGTGGGAGAAAAGGAAGCCGTATGCTTACTGGAAAGGCAATCCGGGGGTGTCCCGGCAACGGCAGGACCTTTTGAAGTGTAACCTCTCCACTGGCCATGACTGGAATGCTCGTGTTTTCGCGCAG AATTGGGAAAAAGAGACCCAGAACGGGTTCAAGGAGTCAAACCTGGCGGAGCAATGCATGTACAGGTACAAGATTTTTGTGGAGGGGAGGGCATGGTCGGTGAGCGAGAAGTACACTCTGGGCTGCGACTCGCCGGCGCTATTCGTGACGACTCACTTCTACGACTTCATGACGAGGGGCCTGATTCCCGGACGCCATTACTGGCCCATAAGAGAGACCGCCAAGTGCAGGTCGATCAAGTTCGCAGTCGACTGGGGCAACAAACACCAGAAGAAG GCGCAAGCCATGGGGAAGGAGGGCAGTCGCTTCATTTTGGAGGAAGTGAAGATGGACTACGTGTACCAGTACATGTTGCACTTACTGACCGAGTACGCCAATCTCTTGCGGTACAAGCCAACGCTCCCAGAGAAAGCCACCGACCTGTGCCTGGAATCCGTGGCTTGTCGCGAGCAAGGGCGCGTGAAGGAGTTCTTGATGCAGTCCATGGTGAAGCGGACCAGTGATTCCGAGCCCTGCGACTTGCCTCCAGCTTACACGTCGAGGGAGCTGGAAGAGCTTCGATCGAGGAAGGCCAAGGCTGTAAAGCAAGTGGAGAAGTGGGAGCAAGAAGCCTGGCATTAA
- the LOC135608989 gene encoding WD repeat-containing protein RUP2-like — protein sequence MRPEISHYHSLIGPRPLRLLHRSFKHHPQSPFLYERAMSTSPHHEPAQQQRGGSVVAALEEEKEEKARCEWDFRLSTVVSPSTAAGEVSDAIGAIEFDPTDRLLATGGIARKIRIYSLGTLLPESRDSSLTFSDHSTACLLCICTPAKLSSLRWRPDSSGRTVGSGDYDGVVTEYDVERNVAVFERDEHAGRRVWSVDYSVSGYLGASGSDDGTVQLWDSRCENGGRVAAARAGGAVCSVEFDPEGGPWVGAGSADRHAYVFDVRAVSAGPVAALGGHGRAVTYVRFAQGGRSVVTSGTDGSHRLWEWAEGREVRAYRGHVNSRSFVGMSVWRGAGLVGSGSESNEVFVYDLRWKEPIWVRGFGPRREEGGAFVGAVSWRQAVSGPGEGALVAGGSDGVLQVFVGRKKTESG from the coding sequence ATGAGACCTGAGATCTCCCATTATCATAGTCTTATCGGCCCTCGACCCCTTCGACTGTTGCACCGATCTTTCAAGCACCATCCACAGTCCCCGTTCCTCTATGAACGGGCAATGAGCACTTCTCCCCATCATGAGCCAGCACAGCAGCAACGAGGAGGAAGCGTTGTGGCAGCActtgaagaggagaaggaagagaaggctCGCTGTGAATGGGACTTCCGGCTCTCAACCGTGGTCTCCCCGTCTACGGCTGCCGGAGAGGTTTCTGACGCCATCGGCGCCATCGAGTTCGACCCCACCGACCGCCTCTTGGCCACCGGCGGCATCGCCAGGAAGATACGAATATACAGCCTCGGCACTTTGCTTCCGGAAAGCCGCGACTCGAGCCTGACCTTCTCCGATCACTCGACTGCTTGTCTGTTGTGTATTTGCACGCCGGCGAAGCTCAGCAGCCTGCGGTGGCGGCCTGACTCTAGTGGCCGCACCGTTGGCTCGGGTGACTACGACGGCGTCGTCACGGAGTACGACGTGGAGCGCAACGTGGCCGTCTTCGAGCGCGACGAGCATGCCGGGCGCCGCGTCTGGAGCGTGGACTACTCCGTCAGCGGGTACCTCGGCGCGTCGGGGTCCGACGACGGCACGGTGCAGCTATGGGACTCGAGGTGCGAGAACGGCGGGCGCGTGGCGGCCGCGCGCGCCGGCGGGGCGGTCTGCAGCGTGGAGTTCGACCCCGAGGGGGGGCCGTGGGTGGGGGCGGGGAGCGCCGACCGGCACGCGTACGTGTTCGACGTGCGGGCGGTCTCGGCGGGGCCAGTGGCGGCGCTCGGCGGGCACGGGCGGGCGGTGACGTACGTCCGCTTCGCGCAGGGCGGGCGGAGTGTGGTGACGTCGGGGACGGACGGGTCTCACCGGCTGTGGGAGTGGGCGGAGGGGAGGGAGGTCCGGGCGTACCGCGGCCACGTGAACTCACGCAGCTTCGTCGGCATGTCTGTGTGGCGAGGGGCGGGGCTCGTCGGCAGCGGGTCGGAGAGCAACGAGGTGTTCGTTTACGACCTCCGGTGGAAGGAGCCGATATGGGTGCGGGGATTCGGTCCAAGGAGGGAGGAGGGGGGCGCGTTCGTCGGCGCGGTGAGTTGGAGGCAGGCTGTGTCGGGGCCTGGAGAGGGCGCGCTCGTGGCCGGCGGATCGGACGGGGTCTTGCAGGTCTTCGTTGGCAGGAagaagactgagtctgggtga
- the LOC135608990 gene encoding uncharacterized protein LOC135608990, which translates to MSKKNNLAKRKKQHEFDLQREKEEKEKKAKKLQAKKSKMKVDGSDMKNKKSRGVFHVGRKKVKTKLSKLTKAKAAQAMELDK; encoded by the exons ATGTCGAAGAAGAACAACTTGGCTAAGCGGAAAAAGCAACACGAATTCGACCTTCAAC gagaaaaggaggagaaggagaagaaggcgaAGAAACTGCAAGCCAAAAAGTCCAAGATGAAG GTGGATGGTAGTGACATGAAAAATAAGAAATCCCGAGGTGTATTCCATGTCGGGAGGAAAAAGGTGAAAACCAAGTTGTCAAAATTGACCAAGGCTAAAGCAGCTCAAGCAATGGAACTTGACAAGTAG
- the LOC103981675 gene encoding transcription factor LAF1-like yields the protein MEYKSCKQPEVNYRKGLWSPDEDQKLRDYIMMHGVSCWSAVPAKAGLRRNGKSCRLRWINYLRPGLKCRKLSPQEEETILKLQSKIGNKWSLIALHLPGRTDNEVKNYWNSYLKQKTSKPQESDTHSLKNSALNLSILRLTKLEEQNDHILSCLKDSEQSVTPSTGDGSPKGMAADHLPKVLFADWFSFEQDNWESLFNLDDVRSSQVDDAIVLNEFKFSNTYNDF from the exons ATGGAGTACAAGAGCTGCAAGCAACCAGAGGTGAATTATAGGAAGGGGTTATGGTCACCAGATGAGGATCAAAAGCTCAGAGATTACATTATGATGCATGGAGTCAGCTGTTGGAGTGCAGTTCCTGCCAAAGCTG GCTTGCGACGAAACGGGAAGAGTTGCAGATTGAGGTGGATCAATTACCTCAGGCCAGGTTTGAAATGCAGAAAACTTTCTCCGCAGGAGGAGGAAACAATTCTGAAGCTTCAGTCCAAAATTGGGAACAA GTGGTCACTAATAGCACTGCATCTGCCTGGAAGAACTGATAATGAAGTGAAGAACTACTGGAACTCCTACCTGAAGCAGAAAACCTCAAAACCTCAAGAATCAGACACTCATAGTTTGAAGAACTCAGCTCTTAATCTGTCCATCCTAAGGCTTACCAAGCTTGAAGAACAAAATGACCATATTCTATCATGCCTGAAGGACTCTGAACAATCTGTGACTCCCAGCACTGGTGATGGCTCCCCAAAAGGGATGGCAGCAGATCACCTTCCTAAGGTTTTATTTGCTGATTGGTTTTCCTTTGAACAGGACAACTGGGAAAGCCTGTTCAACCTGGATGATGTGAGATCTTCACAAGTTGATGATGCCATTGTTCtcaatgaattcaaatttagcaACACTTACAACGACTTTTAG
- the LOC103981239 gene encoding tubulin beta-1 chain, producing the protein MREILHIQGGQCGNQIGAKFWEVVCAEHGIDATGRYGGDNDLQLERVNVYYNEASCGRFVPRAVLMDLEPGTMDSVRSGPYGQIFRPDNFVFGQSGAGNNWAKGHYTEGAELIDAVLDVVRKEAENCDCLQGFQVCHSLGGGTGSGMGTLLISKIREEYPDRMMLTFSVFPSPKVSDTVVEPYNATLSVHQLVENADECMVLDNEALYDICFRTLKLTTPSFGDLNHLISATMSGVTCCLRFPGQLNSDLRKLAVNLIPFPRLHFFMVGFAPLTSRGSQQYRALTVPELTQQMWDAKNMMCAADPRHGRYLTASAMFRGKMSTKEVDEQMLNVQNKNSSYFVEWIPNNVKSTVCDIPPTGLKMASTFIGNSTSIQEMFRRVSEQFTAMFRRKAFLHWYTGEGMDEMEFTEAESNMNDLVSEYQQYQDATADDVEYEDEEEGDYEEA; encoded by the exons ATGCGGGAGATCCTCCACATCCAGGGCGGGCAGTGCGGGAACCAGATCGGTGCCAAGTTCTGGGAGGTGGTCTGCGCGGAACACGGCATCGATGCCACCGGCCGATACGGCGGCGACAATGATCTCCAGCTTGAGCGGGTGAACGTCTACTACAACGAGGCCAGCTGCGGCCGGTTCGTCCCCCGCGCGGTGCTCATGGACCTCGAGCCCGGTACCATGGACAGCGTCCGATCGGGGCCGTACGGCCAGATCTTCCGGCCCGATAACTTCGTATTCGGCCAGTCCGGCGCCGGTAACAACTGGGCTAAGGGGCATTACACCGAGGGCGCGGAACTCATTGACGCGGTGCTCGATGTCGTCAGGAAGGAGGCGGAGAACTGCGATTGCTTGCAGG GATTCCAAGTTTGCCATTCGCTGGGAGGAGGAACTGGTTCCGGCATGGGGACGCTCCTGATATCTAAGATCAGGGAAGAGTACCCAGATCGCATGATGCTTACCTTCTCGGTCTTCCCATCGCCCAAGGTGTCCGACACCGTCGTCGAGCCCTATAACGCCACTCTCTCTGTTCACCAGCTGGTTGAGAACGCTGATGAGTGCATGGTGTTGGACAACGAAGCTCTCTACGACATCTGTTTCCGCACGCTCAAGCTCACAACCCCCAGCT TCGGCGACCTGAACCATCTTATTTCGGCCACCATGAGTGGGGTCACCTGCTGCCTCCGCTTCCCCGGGCAGCTCAACTCCGATCTCCGAAAGCTCGCCGTGAACCTCATTCCTTTCCCTCGTCTTCACTTCTTCATGGTGGGCTTCGCGCCCCTCACTTCCCGTGGCTCCCAGCAGTACCGAGCTCTGACGGTCCCCGAGCTCACACAACAGATGTGGGATGCCAAGAACATGATGTGCGCTGCCGATCCTCGTCATGGGCGTTACCTGACGGCGTCCGCGATGTTCCGCGGCAAAATGAGCACAAAGGAAGTCGACGAACAGATGCTCAATGTTCAGAACAAGAATTCTTCTTACTTCGTCGAGTGGATTCCCAACAACGTGAAATCCACGGTCTGTGACATCCCGCCCACCGGGTTGAAGATGGCATCGACGTTCATCGGAAACTCAACCTCGATCCAGGAGATGTTCCGGCGCGTCAGCGAGCAATTCACAGCCATGTTCCGAAGGAAGGCGTTCTTGCATTGGTACACCGGGGAAGGGATGGACGAGATGGAGTTCACCGAGGCGGAAAGCAACATGAATGATCTGGTTTCCGAGTACCAGCAGTATCAGGACGCCACGGCTGATGATGTTGAATATGAAGATGAGGAGGAAGGTGACTACGAAGAGGCTTGA